CTTCCAAAATCGTCGCCCAAAGAAAGGTAACTTCGCTGGTCAGCCTTGGCATGTTTCTTCCTGTACTTCCTCACCAATGGGTTCTTCTTATTGACTGGAAAGAATCCCAGCGATATACGCCGGTGAGTATTCCCGATACCCATACCATTCGTTCGAAGGGTCGGATGGACCTCAGACAAAGTCTTGGACAGCAAGCTAGCCATGATTGCACGCCAGAATACTCGATATTGGGCCAGCAAACCCGATCCCCTCCGGGACTCTGTGCAAGAAGGCTGTTAATCAAGACCATTTGTGTTGTACGTTGATGAGGCCATCGAGCACTTCCATCACGTGAAGTCTATGTAAACCTATGGAACGTCCTAATGGGCCCTCTAGagccttctcttcttcagtctACCCTTTGCCATCTCCTGTCGGCAGTCTGGGCAGAACCAGGCGCCCTTCGGAGGCTCTTTCAAGTTCACACAAGGATAGTGGAACCACTCATATTTGCAGTGAGCTCCGTCGCAGGCCACCATCTCGCCATACGAGACGCTCTGGCAGAAGCAGTACAGCGTCTTgtcctcttcctcattgtTGTTGATTCCCGAAAAGAGGTCGTCGTTATAGTCCTGCAGATCGAAATTGCTCTCTAGCGGCGTGCCGTCGGACTGATCTTCCGACTTGGGCGCCACTCGTCTTTCAGCCACCGCCGGGGACCCACGGGCCTGTCTTCTCCTCCTGACAGCCGATTCTGCAGACCCAGCCGACGCAGccttcctccttctttcGCCTGTACTCTGCACGGAGCTCTCCCGCGAGTACTCGGACCCGCTGTCCACCTCATTCTCCAGCGGAGCAAGCAATCCGTCCTCTTCCAGCACCACAATGCTCTTCTCCAGCTTGGCCAGGTGTTTCGCCACCAGGAACAGCGCTGTGTTAGCCAAAGTacatttcttctgctgcaACTCTTTACATCGCTCCAGATCTTCCCGAATCCCGTTGGACAACTCTTCCTCGTTCGGATGCTCGGTCAGCGAGCCATGCTGTCTGATAAACTTGTGCAACTGGGCGTCCTTCTGCgctgctttctttcgtAGATCGTACAGCTGCGTATCTTCCGCCCTgatctcttccagaagatgtctaAACTCCGCCTGCAAGTTCGAAACGTCCTGTGTCGTCTGCTCCAGCACCGAACTGGGATCCATCTTGCAAGTAATCTCTTCTTAGTTGCTCATCGAGTCAAGTTAACAGGTGAATTTTTTAAGGCGTCCTTATAAGagcatctttgaaaaaaaccGTAGCATTGGATAAGCAACGGTTGCGGCGAGGCGGAAGGAGACCCTTCCTGCTGCTATCAGTTTTTGCTCTGCCAGCGACATGGCTGTGATGGCAGGACGAGGGTATATAAGCAGCCTCTTGACTTGTTGTAGCGTGTGAACGACGGTATGTCGTGCGGACCAGCGTAGGTTGTAATGTTCTTCAGTTATTTCGTTAAAAAGTTCACCAGAAAAGTGGTTGGGGACTTCAACAATGGCCAGGATCCGTTCGTGGAGGAGTACGAGTTTGAGAGGAAGTCGTTCTTCTCTGGGTCGTCGAAGGTTGTGAAGAAGACTAGACCCAAGAGTATCGCCGAGTATGTGCCTGAGCGGCAGAGGGGTTTGGTCCTGTCGATGCGGAAACGGTGCTACCGGATGGAGCTCATGTTCTCGTTCTGGGGGATGAAGTTTGGATGGCTGAACATTGTAAAGATTGTTCCTGTTGTAGGCGACATCTGCGCTTTGTGtctgtcgctgctggtgctgagGGAGATGAGAACTGCGGCGGACGGTCTGCCCTCGGATATCATGGCGAGCTGTCTGTTCAACATACTGATCGACTTCACGTTCAGCTTGGTGCCGATTGTGGGTGACATCGTCAGTGTGGCTTACAAGCCCAACTGTCGGAACGCGATGCTCATCGAGGAGCACATCGACCGAAAGTACAGGAAGGAGATGAATCTCAAGGCGGCCAAGCAGATGGATACGCCGATTAGTGCTGCCAAACAGCACTAGGGGTAGGTTTGTATATATGTAATTTATGTATCAAAAGGCGTCGGGAAGCTTCTCGATGACGTAGCCATGCCCGCCTACGCTCATCAGCGGGATACCCGGGATCTTCCTCACACGTTGCTTCAATCCCGCATC
The sequence above is drawn from the Torulaspora globosa chromosome 5, complete sequence genome and encodes:
- the YNG2 gene encoding histone acetyltransferase YNG2 (ancestral locus Anc_5.391) encodes the protein MDPSSVLEQTTQDVSNLQAEFRHLLEEIRAEDTQLYDLRKKAAQKDAQLHKFIRQHGSLTEHPNEEELSNGIREDLERCKELQQKKCTLANTALFLVAKHLAKLEKSIVVLEEDGLLAPLENEVDSGSEYSRESSVQSTGERRRKAASAGSAESAVRRRRQARGSPAVAERRVAPKSEDQSDGTPLESNFDLQDYNDDLFSGINNNEEEDKTLYCFCQSVSYGEMVACDGAHCKYEWFHYPCVNLKEPPKGAWFCPDCRQEMAKGRLKKRRL
- a CDS encoding DUF4112 domain-containing protein — encoded protein: MFFSYFVKKFTRKVVGDFNNGQDPFVEEYEFERKSFFSGSSKVVKKTRPKSIAEYVPERQRGLVLSMRKRCYRMELMFSFWGMKFGWLNIVKIVPVVGDICALCLSLLVLREMRTAADGLPSDIMASCLFNILIDFTFSLVPIVGDIVSVAYKPNCRNAMLIEEHIDRKYRKEMNLKAAKQMDTPISAAKQH